A genome region from Rhinopithecus roxellana isolate Shanxi Qingling chromosome 10, ASM756505v1, whole genome shotgun sequence includes the following:
- the SSPN gene encoding sarcospan isoform X4, translating into MLCVSYQVDERTCIQFSMKLLYFLLSALGLTVCVLAMAFAAHHYSQLTQFTCETTLDSCQCKLPSSEPLSRTFVYRDVTDCTSVTGTFKLFLLIQMILNLVCGLVCLLACFVMWKHRYQVFYVGVRMRSLTASEGPQQKI; encoded by the exons ATGCTTTGTGTCTCATATCAGGTTGACGAACGGACATGTATTCAATTTTCTATGAAA CTGTTATACTTTCTGCTGAGTGCCCTGGGCCTGACGGTCTGTGTGCTGGCCATGGCCTTTGCTGCCCACCACTATTCGCAGCTCACACAGTTTACCTGTGAGACCACACTCGACTCTTGCCAGTGCAAACTGCCCTCCTCGGAGCCGCTCAGCAGGACCTTTGTTTACCGGGATGTGACGGACTGTACCAGCGTCACTGGCACTTTCAAACTGTTTTTACTCATCCAGATGATTCTTAATTTGGTCTGCGGCCTTGTGTGCTTGTTggcctgctttgtgatgtggaaaCATAGGTACCAGGTCTTCTATGTGGGTGTCAGGATGCGCTCCCTCACCGCTTCCGAGGGCCCCCAGCAAAAGATCTGA